A single region of the Prochlorococcus marinus str. MIT 0917 genome encodes:
- a CDS encoding DUF4214 domain-containing protein: protein MTAPLIQGASGVQGEELTYVFTNENNKKIYTFTSNEPVSWSINGGEKSLFSIDKDTGTLSFKDLPDYETIKKLNGTTLKFTTNYFTTSVNESFFVEIYNNQNESNKSTPTTANNFLQYVNDKSYDNTLIHRLVSNFIIQGGAYTWPEISSNEIGGHPLLVQSKGEIINEPYNSNMMGTIAMAKISGLPNSATSQWFINLSNNLSLDSQNDGFSVFGHLLGDSIENPLLLNNQLTYNVNYHDIDLNIPELPLVNVQGNVIINTNYLAIKTIAIVNQRPSEIENKFNVIVTASDSDGNKSNQYVIVNLQDIQGEVLNGIDGDDNLKGGLGNDTFQGNGGNDTIDGGADYDIATYSGNFSEYTFDIANKIVTVTDNRLSKTDGIDSLSNIEKLTFADQSALITSQEIKPIHSLGFQSEKIYSGTSDTYKFYDLGSDHYGVGTATGIDELTGESILKFDDKNMNLINDVKATFDQVTGLNTDSGKMFRLYNASFKRLPDPDGLRYWIGNFSSGKDDERAVASSFLASAEFTERYGVNVSNESYVNTLYVNVLDRDADTSGLNYWLGQLTSGAETRYEVLLGFSESAENKALFSEITGLY from the coding sequence ATGACAGCGCCATTAATACAAGGTGCCTCTGGGGTCCAGGGAGAAGAATTAACTTATGTTTTTACTAATGAAAATAATAAGAAAATTTATACCTTTACTTCTAATGAGCCAGTTTCATGGTCTATAAATGGCGGAGAGAAAAGTCTTTTTTCTATTGATAAAGATACTGGAACATTAAGCTTCAAAGATTTACCTGACTATGAAACAATTAAGAAATTAAATGGAACGACATTAAAATTCACCACTAATTATTTTACTACAAGTGTCAATGAAAGTTTTTTTGTAGAAATCTATAATAACCAAAATGAAAGTAATAAAAGTACACCTACTACTGCTAATAATTTTCTGCAATATGTAAATGATAAATCGTATGATAATACTTTAATTCATAGATTAGTTTCTAATTTTATTATCCAGGGTGGAGCTTATACTTGGCCGGAAATATCATCTAATGAAATTGGTGGCCATCCATTACTAGTACAGTCAAAAGGTGAAATAATAAATGAACCTTATAATTCAAATATGATGGGTACAATAGCAATGGCAAAAATTTCAGGACTGCCTAATAGTGCTACATCTCAGTGGTTTATAAATTTGTCAAATAACTTAAGTCTTGATTCACAAAATGATGGATTTTCTGTATTTGGACATCTTTTAGGTGATAGTATTGAAAATCCTTTATTATTAAATAATCAATTAACTTATAATGTTAATTATCATGATATAGATTTGAATATACCCGAATTACCCTTGGTTAATGTGCAAGGAAATGTTATAATTAATACTAACTACCTTGCTATTAAGACGATTGCTATAGTCAATCAAAGACCTAGTGAAATAGAAAATAAATTCAATGTTATCGTAACTGCTAGTGATTCAGACGGAAACAAATCAAATCAATATGTAATTGTCAATCTTCAAGATATACAAGGAGAGGTTCTTAATGGAATTGATGGAGATGATAATCTCAAAGGAGGTTTAGGAAATGATACTTTTCAAGGCAATGGTGGAAACGATACGATTGATGGTGGGGCTGATTATGACATAGCAACTTACTCGGGAAATTTTTCGGAATATACTTTTGACATCGCCAATAAAATAGTTACTGTTACAGATAATCGCTTATCGAAAACTGATGGAATAGATTCATTATCTAATATTGAGAAGCTTACTTTTGCTGATCAAAGTGCATTGATCACCAGTCAAGAAATTAAACCAATTCATTCCTTAGGATTTCAATCAGAAAAAATTTATTCAGGTACAAGTGATACTTATAAATTTTATGATTTAGGTAGTGATCACTATGGCGTAGGGACTGCTACCGGTATTGATGAATTAACTGGTGAATCTATTCTCAAATTTGATGATAAGAATATGAATCTAATCAATGATGTTAAAGCAACATTTGATCAGGTTACGGGTTTAAATACAGATTCTGGAAAAATGTTTCGCCTTTATAACGCCTCATTTAAACGTTTACCGGATCCCGATGGATTGCGATATTGGATCGGTAATTTTAGTTCTGGTAAAGATGACGAAAGAGCCGTGGCATCATCATTTTTAGCTTCCGCAGAATTTACAGAGCGCTATGGAGTAAATGTCTCTAATGAAAGTTATGTCAATACTCTTTACGTCAACGTATTAGATAGAGATGCTGATACAAGTGGTTTGAACTATTGGTTAGGTCAACTGACAAGTGGAGCAGAGACACGGTATGAAGTTCTTTTAGGTTTCTCTGAATCAGCCGAAAACAAAGCACTTTTTTCTGAGATAACTGGTTTATATTAA
- a CDS encoding DUF2237 family protein: protein MSQKKNVLGTELRSCSCNPMTGWYRDGLCRTDISDQGMHTICAVITEQFLSYSKAQGNDLSTPQIGFPGLKKDDHWCLCAPRWKEAFEDGMAPLIDLEATDESTLEIIDIDTLKKFSHRK, encoded by the coding sequence ATGTCGCAAAAAAAAAATGTTTTGGGGACTGAACTTAGATCTTGCAGTTGCAATCCCATGACTGGATGGTATAGAGATGGGTTATGTAGAACAGACATATCTGATCAAGGAATGCATACTATTTGTGCTGTTATCACTGAGCAGTTTCTTTCTTACAGCAAAGCTCAAGGTAATGATCTCTCTACTCCTCAAATAGGATTTCCTGGATTAAAAAAAGATGATCACTGGTGCCTTTGTGCTCCTAGATGGAAAGAAGCATTTGAAGATGGCATGGCACCTTTAATTGACCTTGAGGCAACAGATGAAAGTACTCTAGAAATTATTGATATAGATACTTTAAAAAAATTTTCACATAGAAAATAA
- a CDS encoding NAD(P)-binding protein has product MNKIYDCIVIGAGISACTFASFLNQRFSDASILLIEQGRRLGGRSTTRKSRKNKILEFDHGLPSISFSKHISKDILTLISPLISSKKMVDISKDILIMNEFGILKNVFTNDKIYRSVPFMKNFCEEIVNQSMNPKKINFLFQTLAKSIKRINDLWEIQVDNGKIIKSINLVLSSSLIAHPRCLEILMTNTLPLRDAFIPGKDKVVDSVLREIRKLTYIKRKIYILYVSNLELVKNFNQQYLQIIFSNVIREDLSFERIIFQRQSDGSLIILLHCYYINNLLEINIDKIIKSLSSLFLNYQMFVDLFLQARLIDKMDWRASQPLNHLLPKELQWSSSSRIGFCGDWFDFNSCGGVESAMNSSIRLAKMIN; this is encoded by the coding sequence ATGAATAAGATTTATGATTGTATAGTCATAGGTGCAGGTATATCTGCATGTACGTTCGCATCATTTCTTAATCAAAGATTTTCTGATGCTTCTATATTATTAATTGAACAAGGGAGGAGATTAGGTGGAAGATCTACTACGAGAAAATCAAGAAAAAACAAAATTCTTGAATTTGATCATGGTCTACCTTCTATTAGTTTTAGTAAACATATTTCAAAAGATATATTGACACTAATTTCACCATTAATAAGTTCAAAAAAAATGGTAGATATCTCAAAGGATATTTTAATAATGAATGAGTTTGGTATTTTGAAGAATGTATTTACTAATGATAAAATTTATAGGAGTGTCCCTTTTATGAAAAATTTTTGTGAAGAGATAGTTAATCAATCTATGAATCCAAAAAAAATAAATTTTTTATTTCAAACACTTGCTAAATCAATAAAACGAATAAATGATTTATGGGAGATACAAGTTGATAACGGGAAGATTATTAAATCAATAAATCTTGTTTTATCTAGTTCTTTAATAGCTCATCCAAGATGTTTGGAAATTTTAATGACTAACACTTTGCCGTTGAGGGATGCTTTCATCCCAGGCAAAGATAAAGTCGTAGATTCTGTTTTAAGAGAAATAAGAAAACTAACTTATATAAAGCGAAAAATATATATTTTATATGTTTCAAACTTGGAACTAGTTAAAAATTTTAATCAACAGTACTTACAAATAATCTTTTCAAATGTAATTAGAGAGGATTTGAGTTTTGAAAGAATTATTTTTCAAAGGCAATCCGATGGATCTTTGATTATATTATTACACTGCTATTATATAAATAATCTATTGGAGATTAATATTGATAAAATCATTAAATCTTTGTCATCTCTATTTTTGAATTATCAAATGTTTGTAGATTTATTTTTACAAGCTAGACTAATAGATAAAATGGATTGGAGGGCTTCTCAACCTCTTAATCACCTATTACCTAAAGAATTACAGTGGTCTTCTAGCAGCCGGATTGGTTTTTGTGGAGACTGGTTTGATTTCAATAGTTGTGGAGGAGTAGAATCGGCTATGAATAGTTCAATCAGATTGGCTAAAATGATTAACTAG